Proteins from one Tenrec ecaudatus isolate mTenEca1 chromosome 8, mTenEca1.hap1, whole genome shotgun sequence genomic window:
- the SLC66A3 gene encoding solute carrier family 66 member 3, giving the protein METSLLWFCNWSTLAVCAALKLPQISALLAARSARGISLPSLLLELAGFLVFLRYQHYYGYPLLTYLEYPILIVQDTLLLLCVFHYSGDVKQAAPYLAVFSASWFVLTLQKWIIDLAMNLCTFISAASKFAQLQHLWKTKDSGAVSALTWSLSAYTCATRIATTLMTTGDLTVLVRFAVMLAFNVWVTATVLRYRKTTIKAE; this is encoded by the exons ATGGAGACGAGCCTGCTGTGGTTCTGCAACTGGAGCACGCTGGCCGTGTGCGCGGCGCTCAAGCTGCCGCAGATCTCCGCGCTGCTGGCGGCGCGCAGCGCGCGGGGCATCAGCCTCCCGAGTTTACTTCTGGAGCTGGCCGG GTTCCTGGTGTTCCTCAGGTACCAGCATTACTATGGTTACCCGCTGCTGACGTACCTAGAGTACCCCATTCTCATCGTACAAG ACACCCTCCTCCTGCTCTGTGTCTTTCACTACAGTGGGGACGTGAAGCAGGCGGCCCCCTACCTGGCTGT ATTTTCGGCCTCCTGGTTCGTCCTGACACTTCAGAAGTGGATCATAGACCTGGCCATG AATTTGTGCACCTTCATCAGTGCGGCCAGTAAGTTTGCCCAGCTCCAGCACCTGTGGAAGACCAAGGACTCGGGAGCCGTGAGCGCTCTGACGTGGAGCCTCTCTGCCTACACCTGTGCGA CGAGAATAGCAACGACTTTAATGACCACCGGTGACCTTACAG TCCTGGTGCGCTTTGCGGTCATGCTGGCTTTCAACGTGTGGGTGACAGCTACAGTGCTTCGTTACCGCAAGACCACCATCAAGGCAGAGTGA